The Pseudomonadota bacterium genomic sequence GCCTGCCATGGCCAAGCTGTACTTCCGATATGGAGCCATGGGCTCCGCCAAGACGCTGAACCTGCTCGCGGTTCGTCACAACTACGAGCGACAGGGCAAGCAGGTGGTGCTCTGCAAGCCCGCCCTCGATCGGCGCTTCGGAGACGAGTCGGTCACCTCGCGCGCGGGCATCACGTATCCGGCAGACATCTTGATCGACGCGGAGACGCAGCTCGACTTCACGCGCTTCGAGGGGGTCTCGTGCGTGCTCGTCGATGAGGCACAGTTCCTGGTGGGGGGGCTCATCGAGCAGCTGCGCGAGCTCACGCGACGTCTCGACATCCCCGTGATCTGCTACGGCCTGCGCACCGATTTCCAGACCCGTCTGTTCGAGGGCTCGCGTCGCCTCATGGAGCTGGCCGACAACATCGAAGAGGTGAAGACCACCTGTCAGTTCTGCAATCGCAAAGCCGTCTTCAACCTGCGCCACGACGCAGAGGGGCGGGCCATCGTCGAGGGGCCCAAGGTGCTGCTGGGGGGCGACGAGCAGTACTCACCCGTCTGCTACCCGTGCTACAACACCCGTGTCGAGGCCGCTCGCGCCGCGCTGGCCGCGGTCGCCGCCCCGTAGCAGTCGCGTTCGAAGCGCGCGTTGCGCGGAATCAGTAGCCGGCGGGCTTTGCGTTTGCGCCCGGCAGTGGCTGACCGTAGCCGGGCAGGCCTTGCGTTCCATCGGTGGGGGTGTCGAGCGCGGCAGGCACACCCATGTGGAGCTTCTGTCCGCCACCCGCGGGTGCAGCCGGCGCGGCGGGACCT encodes the following:
- a CDS encoding thymidine kinase, giving the protein MAKLYFRYGAMGSAKTLNLLAVRHNYERQGKQVVLCKPALDRRFGDESVTSRAGITYPADILIDAETQLDFTRFEGVSCVLVDEAQFLVGGLIEQLRELTRRLDIPVICYGLRTDFQTRLFEGSRRLMELADNIEEVKTTCQFCNRKAVFNLRHDAEGRAIVEGPKVLLGGDEQYSPVCYPCYNTRVEAARAALAAVAAP